Proteins encoded within one genomic window of Bacteroidales bacterium:
- a CDS encoding PorT family protein, producing MKYIILITGIIAVTNLFGQEFKKIDYQVDFGTTFSIPYKKTIEIWTNIEGHPKTDYSSGFGYFFEFMISYNINTNLAIISGLNYNLNKFEIYDKIGLTESKGDLTSSYLHLPILINYSVSDKLPISISAGTYLEFLINAREKGTSYIDTAGFVFGDVPDPVIVAIEPVQDYNNDIKKNYKDFDFGLSVQLDYKLTLSDRLLCVVFSRFNYGLLDVITNDIQVNSSASKWKNYNLLIGIGLKL from the coding sequence ATGAAATATATTATTTTGATTACAGGAATAATTGCGGTAACAAACTTATTTGGACAAGAATTTAAAAAAATTGACTATCAGGTAGATTTTGGCACAACATTTTCAATCCCATACAAAAAGACTATTGAGATATGGACTAACATTGAAGGACACCCTAAAACAGATTATAGTTCAGGATTTGGTTATTTTTTTGAGTTTATGATTTCCTATAATATCAACACAAATCTTGCGATTATTTCCGGACTTAATTACAATCTAAATAAGTTTGAAATATATGATAAAATTGGATTAACAGAAAGTAAAGGTGATTTGACGAGTTCATATCTTCATTTACCCATATTAATTAATTATAGTGTATCTGATAAATTACCAATATCAATATCAGCTGGGACATATTTAGAATTTTTGATTAATGCAAGAGAAAAGGGAACATCTTACATTGATACTGCCGGATTTGTTTTTGGAGACGTACCAGACCCAGTTATAGTGGCAATTGAGCCTGTTCAAGATTACAATAATGATATTAAGAAGAATTATAAAGATTTTGATTTTGGTTTGTCTGTCCAGCTTGATTATAAATTAACATTAAGCGACAGATTGTTATGTGTAGTTTTTAGCAGGTTTAATTATGGATTATTAGATGTGATTACAAATGATATACAGGTAAATAGTAGTGCCAGTAAATGGAAAAACTATAATTTACTGATTGGAATAGGTTTAAAACTTTGA